One part of the Arabidopsis thaliana chromosome 4, partial sequence genome encodes these proteins:
- the RBP31 gene encoding 31-kDa RNA binding protein: MASSIVTSSLKPLAMADSSSSTIFSHPSISSTISSSRIRSSSVSLLTGRINLPLSFSRVSLSLKTKTHLKKSPFVSFVAQTSDWAEEGGEGSVAVEETENSLESQDVSEGDESEGDASEGDVSEGDESEGDVSEGAVSERAEFPEPSEEAKLFVGNLAYDVNSQALAMLFEQAGTVEIAEVIYNRETDQSRGFGFVTMSSVDEAETAVEKFNRYDLNGRLLTVNKAAPRGSRPERAPRVYEPAFRVYVGNLPWDVDNGRLEQLFSEHGKVVEARVVYDRETGRSRGFGFVTMSDVDELNEAISALDGQNLEGRAIRVNVAEERPPRRGY, encoded by the exons ATGGCTTCTTCTATAGTTACCTCTAGCTTGAAGCCTTTAGCCATGGCCgattcttcctcttctaccATTTTCTCCCATCCTTCCATCTCCTCTACCATCTCTTCCTCCAGAATTCGCAGCTCCAGTGTTTCCCTCCTTACCGGACGCATTAACCTGcccctctctttctctcgcgtctctctatctcttaaaaccaaaacccacCTTAAAAAATCCCCCTTTGTCTCCTTCGTTGCCCAGACTTCGGATTGGGCTGAAGAAGGTGGAGAAGGAAGCGTCGCTGTTGAGGAGACCGAGAACAGTTTAGAGTCACAAGATGTGAGCGAAGGAGATGAGAGCGAAGGAGATGCGAGCGAAGGAGATGTGAGCGAAGGAGATGAGAGCGAAGGAGATGTGAGCGAAGGAGCTGTGAGCGAAAGAGCTGAGTTCCCGGAGCCATCGGAAGAAGCCAAGCTTTTCGTCGGAAATTTGGCTTATGATGTTAATAGCCAAGCTTTGGCTATGCTCTTTGAGCAAGCCGGTACTGTTGAAATCGCCGAG GTTATATACAATAGGGAAACTGACCAGAGTCGTGGGTTTGGATTTGTGACAATGAGTTCTGTGGACGAAGCTGAGACAGCTGTGGAGAAGTTCAACCGTTAT GATCTTAACGGACGTCTACTAACTGTAAACAAGGCAGCTCCAAGAGGATCACGTCCAGAACGTGCGCCTCGGGTATATGAACCTGCATTCAGAGTATATGTAGGGAATCTACCATGGGATGTGGACAATGGCCGTCTAGAACAGCTTTTCAGTGAGCATGGTAAAGTTGTGGAAGCTAGGGTGGTTTACGACCGTGAGACAGGTCGTTCACGTGGATTCGGGTTTGTCACAATGTCTGACGTGGATGAACTCAACGAAGCCATCTCTGCCCTCGATGGACAG AACTTGGAGGGTAGAGCAATCAGAGTGAATGTAGCGGAAGAGCGTCCTCCAAGGCGTGGATATTAA
- a CDS encoding Pectin lyase-like superfamily protein (Pectin lyase-like superfamily protein; FUNCTIONS IN: lyase activity, pectate lyase activity; INVOLVED IN: biological_process unknown; LOCATED IN: membrane; EXPRESSED IN: 23 plant structures; EXPRESSED DURING: 13 growth stages; CONTAINS InterPro DOMAIN/s: Pectin lyase fold/virulence factor (InterPro:IPR011050), AmbAllergen (InterPro:IPR018082), Pectate lyase/Amb allergen (InterPro:IPR002022), Pectin lyase fold (InterPro:IPR012334); BEST Arabidopsis thaliana protein match is: Pectin lyase-like superfamily protein (TAIR:AT5G63180.1); Has 30201 Blast hits to 17322 proteins in 780 species: Archae - 12; Bacteria - 1396; Metazoa - 17338; Fungi - 3422; Plants - 5037; Viruses - 0; Other Eukaryotes - 2996 (source: NCBI BLink).): protein MKMQTKKLFITIVSFLLYAPLFLSSPVPDPESVVEEVHKSINASVAGRRKLGYLSCTTGNPIDDCWRCDPHWEQHRQRLADCAIGFGKNAIGGRDGRIYVVTDSGNDNPVSPKPGTLRHAVVQDEPLWIIFQRDMTIQLKEELIMNSFKTIDGRGASVHISGGPCITIQYVTNIIIHGIHIHDCKQGGNAMVRSSPRHFGWRTISDGDGVSIFGGSHVWVDHCSFSNCEDGLIDAIMGSTAITLSNNHMTHHDKVMLLGHSDTYSRDKNMQVTIAFNHFGEGLVQRMPRCRHGYFHVVNNDYTHWEMYAIGGSANPTINSQGNRFLAPNIRFSKEVTKHEDAPESEWKRWNWRSSGDLLLNGAFFTPSGGAASSSYAKASSLGAKPSSLVGPLTSTSGALNCRKGSRC from the exons atgaaaatgcaGACGAAGAAGCTCTTTATCACCATTGTCTCCTTTCTTCTCTATGCTCCATTGTTCTTATCTTCACCAGTTCCTGACCCTGAATCTGTCGTTGAAGAAGTTCACAA GAGCATTAATGCGTCGGTTGCAGGAAGAAGGAAGTTAGGTTACCTCTCATGTACGACCGGTAACCCAATCGACGACTGTTGGCGTTGTGACCCTCACTGGGAGCAACACCGTCAACGTCTCGCTGACTGCGCCATTGGATTCGGCAAAAACGCCATCGGTGGCCGTGACGGTCGGATCTACGTGGTCACCGACTCAGGAAACGACAACCCAGTTAGCCCCAAGCCCGGAACTTTAAGACACGCCGTGGTCCAAGACGAGCCACTCTGGATCATCTTCCAACGAGACATGACGATTCAGCTCAAAGAAGAGCTAATCATGAACTCATTCAAGACCATCGATGGCCGTGGTGCTTCCGTACACATCTCTGGTGGGCCTTGTATAACGATCCAGTACGTGACCAACATTATCATCCATGGGATTCATATCCATGATTGCAAGCAAGGTGGCAACGCTATGGTGCGGAGCTCTCCACGGCATTTCGGGTGGAGAACGATATCGGACGGTGATGGTGTCTCTATCTTTGGAGGAAGTCATGTTTGGGTTGACCATTGTTCGTTCTCTAACTGTGAAGATGGACTTATTGATGCTATCATGGGCTCGACGGCTATCACTTTGTCTAACAATCATATGACACATCATGATAAGGTCATGTTGCTTGGTCATAGTGATACTTACAGTCGTGACAAGAATATGCAAGTTACCATTGCTTTTAACCATTTTGGTGAAGGCCTTGTCCAAAGAATGCccag GTGTAGACATGGATACTTCCATGTGGTGAACAATGACTACACACATTGGGAGATGTATGCGATTGGTGGAAGTGCTAATCCTACAATCAATAGTCAAGGGAACAGATTTTTGGCACCCAATATCAGATTTAGCAAAGAAGTGACTAAGCATGAGGACGCGCCTGAGAGCGAGTGGAAGAGATGGAATTGGAGATCTTCCGGAGATTTGTTGCTAAACGGTGCGTTTTTTACTCCGTCTGGTGGTGCAGCCTCGTCTAGCTATGCAAAGGCTTCGAGCCTTGGGGCTAAACCGTCTTCTCTAGTTGGACCATTGACGTCTACTTCTGGTGCACTGAATTGCCGTAAAGGTTCCCGTTGCTGA